CTACCACCCTTTTTTATCTTTAGACTAAGAAACTGAGATTTATCTTCACTCATGTGCCTTGTTGCACCACTGTCCAAAATCCATTGATTTGACTTTAATTTGGCCACGAGACAAACCTACAAAATAAGCAAATACAACTCAACATTTTGGCACCCATATTGGTTTGGGTCTGACATGGTTAGTAGATAGAACATATAAAACATTCAAATCAGATTTCTTGATCTAAATTTGGACTACTTTGGGAGTCTGGTTCTTTGTTCTGCCTGTTCTGTCAGCTTGCTATCTTGGCTTAACAACTTGTTGTCGATGAGTTGTCTGTCTGTTCCAGCTTGCTGACATTACTCTCTTAACTGTGCGGTGCTTAGCTAGATGACCTTTCTTTCTACATGTATTGCGAACTTTCCAGGGCATAACATAGTCATATGGAATACCATTTTTGCCTTCATACTTCAGAGATTGATCCTTAGATGTAGAAGTCATTCCAAGACCACCTTTATCAAATGGAACTCGAGTTTGTTTCATCATAGAATTGAGTACTTGTTCTCCTTGAATAAACTTTCCCATTTCTTTCTGAAGATTCTTGATTTCATCTTCTAGTTCCTGAATCTTCTTAGCTTGTTTAGATATCTCAATTAAGCTTGCTGATTTGCTCAATTCGATTTCCTCAAAATATGCATTTCGAGCCTTGAGATTAGTTCTCAGCGAACTGAGTTCTTTTGTGAGTGTGTCATTCCTTCTCAGAATTTGCTTGTTATTTCCTATAAGTTGAACAATCTGTTCCTTGAGATTTGCTATCATTCCAACACTTGATTTGGAATTCATTAGATCTGAGATGACTTTTCGAAGATGAACATTTTCCTCTTCTAGCTCATAATTCTCATTTTTTAAGTTCAAGAGCTCAATCATAGATTGACTATTTTTGTCTTGCATGGTTAGTTCATCTAaagaaaaattataattatctaCTTTAGAACTGATAAAGTTTACCTCACTACTTGATTATGAACTATTGTAATCAGTTTCACAAGATTCTTCAAGTCCAATAAGAGCTAAATTAACCATCTCTTCACTTGACTTGTCAGAATCCGAATCTTCATCATCACTCTAAGTCAAAAGTGTCTTAGATTTCCTCTTGTCTTTGAAATCAGCTTGTTGCTTGGAATGCTTTAACTTATTCTTCAACTTGTAGCAATCTCTTTTGAAATGTCATTTCTTGTCGTATTCATAACATGTATCAGCTTTTGAATCCTTCTTCGCACCAAAAGCTTTTCGTTTGTCTCTCTTCATTATGTTCTTCTTTTCAATcaatttcttgatttttcttaACATGAGAGCCATTTCTTCATCTGATTCTGAATACTCACCTGATTCTAGCTTGCTAACAGAGGAGTGCAGAGCTAGATTCTTTATTTTCTTAGTTGGTAGCTTGACACGTTCAGACTTTCTAGCTTCAATTCTAGTCTCAAATTGTTCCAGCTCAGCAAAGATAGTAAGATGATCCATTGTATCAACATTTACAGCAGATTCCAAAGCTGTAGTTTTGGTTTGATATATAAAAGGAACCGAGCTAAGTACTTTCATGTTAATTTCCTCTTGTAGAATCTTCTTTCCCAATCTTTGTAGACCATTGATTGTATTTTGAAACCTTGCTTGAACTTCCTTCATAGTTTCACTATCTTCAAACTTGAAATTCCCGAAATCATTCATTAGATCACTAAGCTTCACTTTTCTCAATGATTTAGATCCTTGATGATATATTTCAAGAGCATTACAaatctcctttacagtcttaaGAGAAGATACTTTATCATATTCAGCTTGATTTAGACCCATGATAAGCATGCTCTTAGCATTTTCATTGTAACCAATCTTTAACAGCTCGTCAGGAGTAAGTGCATCAACATCTTTGGCTCTCCCTTTGTCATCTTTGAACTCATATGGTCCTTTCTGAACAACCCTTAAAATAACTGGATCTCTGGACAAGTATGTTTCCATTTGACATTTCCACCAGTTGTAATTTTCAGCTCCAGTGAGAATAGGAGTTCTCAGTTCAGCCTTTCCAAGAAATAAGTCAGTCATTTAATCGATACTTTTCCTGTTACAGAAATGTTAGTATACCAAAATTCTGATATAAAGTGAAATTCtacacctagaggggggtgaataggtgtTATGGCTAACCAATACCAATTTTAAAGTATTACCGAATATTTATCAAACTGTCAGACAACTTGCTGTTAAGTTCAAATATATGCTACCAGCAAGCTGACATTCGATATGCAATGCAAAAAATAAACAACAGTAAATAACACAGAGAGTTTTAGACAAGTTCGACTCCAATTCCTAATGATCTACGTtctggtcccttaccaacttggtaagagaatatattattaatCACTGAAATGATACGATTACAAGATTCAATAATATATTTCTCTTTATCCCTTGTTCCTGATGGCAGCTTGCTGATAACATCGGTTCCCTTGAGTAAATTAATTGCTCTCCAAGCCCTATACTAATCATGTATAGCCTTCTTTAGCAATCTAACTCCCTGAACCCTAGTTACCCAAGCTCGACTACTCAGCAACAAATGTTTACACCTTGAACAATAGAAGTTTTAATAGAAATTATAACCAAAACTATGAACTCTATGTATATAGATATCTGTGATTAaactagaactcaaaataaagaatattaaatgAATGCAAGTTGTATTTTTTCAGATGGTATGATGTATACTTCGTGGATCAACCTTAAAACAAGTATACCAAAAATGTATTTATAGATTAAGCTAACTTTCGAATAAACACACAACTCCCGATCTTGACTAAGTCTCacagtttattttaatttaaatgtTAAAGTAATCTATAAACACGTTTAAACTCAAGATAAGATATATTAGAAAGATTTAAAAACTTATATCTTTAGTTTAAATTTAAATACCAATCGGATAAGAAGTTGTTAGAATAAAAACTGTTGTTAACAACTTCCTAGAAAATAGCAAATAGCTTTTTGAAAAGAGTTTGAATATCTGTGGAGCTCTAATATATTTAAACACGTAAAATTATATAGTCCTTACAAAAACTCATTACTATCTATTCCTTGAAATTCACCGTTCTGacatattttaaattatttctgGCAGTAACTGTAAGTTCGCTGATAAGACTGTCAAAGCTATTGTTAGCTTGCTAATAGAAAAGAGTTACAAGGCATGAGTTTGGTAATGGTGTGATTATCAAAATCATAAGGATATCAATTTTCCATTGTTTGTAAGTCAAATTCAAGACTAAAAATGTTTgcattaaatattattttaaaattcattgATTTACCAATCAATTATGAAATTGATTATTATAAGATGTGATCTTATAAGATAGTTCATTGATTTGATTAATCACGGTTTATTTTACTTAAAAAGATACAagaaatttaataaattattattattattattattattattattatcatttaataatatatttaattagTATTCTAATTAATGATCTTTAATAAACAGTCCAACATCAAAAAACTCTTTTAGAGCAAAATTGTATCCAGCAATGCACgtgaaattttgatttttttctaaataataaGTTGAagagaaattatcaaaaatactaaGTTTTCTAAGTTTTTTTAcgttttaattattttctgaaaatatttgtaaaaatatgaTATAACCAAAATTAATCAAATATATGCAACTAGTTGTATCGAGTCATTGGAGTTGCAGAAATTTGTCGATATTGCATCTAGTTGAATCGTGttatgaaaaatattatttttgtaaaaagaattttgaaaaatagtatttttacaaataaaaaaaatatttttttgtaattttgtttaaaataataataattttgtgaaaataaattttaaattgaatAGATTTCAAAAAAATCCATAGAAATAACATCTTAAAGGCTAGtaaaaagataaataaattaGGGCACACACAATATATATAGTCTCAAATCGGGACCTCAAATACAGTTTGGGTCGAGGCCTAAAATAAAAGGACAAAGCTCTGTGAATTCTCTCAACACAACACAACACAAcacatctctctctctcctctccctTATTTCACTTAATTTAAATCGAATTATACACTCAGCCACAGACATAACAAATAGTAAAATTTACATAATTGAATTCCCGCCATGGGTCCTAAGGTGAGCGAAGAAGACACTCACTCAATTCCTGGAATTCAACAGACCAAGACGCTGATTTGCGCTCTCAATTTCCTCTCCCGTAATCTCCCTCTTCCGTCTCACATTTTTAACGCTGTTACCTCAATTTATAATGATCCTCTCGGTGACGGTAATGGTGTTGATAACGGCGACAGTGGATCTCGTGTCGCGCCTGATGAGGATGTCGATGCTTCGGTGAGGATTTTTTTCACTTTTATATCAACATTTATTGATTTCTCATGTATAAATATGTGCGTCActctgagagagagagagctgaTTATTTGTGTTTTGTGATGTCAGGTTTATCCGTTTGCTTGATCTAGACTAAATCGGTGTATAAAAATGTTGACATTTCATAGAGTTTTTTGTTATTATATATTGTCATAAATAatgaattatgtgtgtgtgtgtttttattTTGTGCAGTCAGTTATTAATTACTATGAGCTATGACGATTACTTGTTTCTTTGATCCTCAACCTATCGATATATGCAAATGTTGATATTTAGATGATGTATTCGTAGTTTTATACTTAATGTTGTAACAAATTGTTTGTAGCTACGATGATTATCTGTTTGTTTGATCTTAAATTTAGAGGTTTATGGAAATGATGTATTTCTGTGAGGTTGTCATGTGTTTATATTTGATTTGATCGAGTCAGTTGAAAATTGATCTCTAACTTAGTCATACATGTGAATGTTGTTATTTTAGTGAGTTTTCTTAGTTAAATATGTTTATATTTGATTTTAGGGAGTCGGTTATTAATTACTTTGAGCTAAGATGATGATCTGTTTGTTTGATCTCAAATATATTGATATTTGAAAATGTTGATGTTTCGGTGAGGCTTtcttatatatatacatgtatgtattATTTATCTACTGGAGTCGGTTATTATTTAATGTGAGCTACGATGATAATCTGTTTGATTGATCTCACAATTATCCGTATATGGAAATGTTGATATTTTGGTTAGGTTTTCTTAGGTATATGTATGTGTATGTGTGAATCTATGGAAACAATTTTTAGTTGCAGTGTGGAAGCGCATCTGTGTGCTGAGATAATTTTTTGTTTGTTTAATCTCGATTTTATCGATGTATGAAAATGTGAGTAAGTAGTTATATATTAGTAATGGaaaatatttttatccaaacattAATTTTTCCTTCGTGTTCTTCTGTAGAGAGAAGTTCAGAATAGTTTACGAAATTAATGAATGTTTGTTATGTTCTTAATTGTTGTTTCAACTTGTTTGTAGAATTTGAGACATAAATGTATAATGGCTTGATCAGATTAGGTTTAGATTTGCATCATTCATAATCACATTTTGTGATGGGAAATGTAATAATTGACTGTGATCGAAATGGTTTTTTTTGTTGCTAAATTGATCGAAATACTCTAGAGCTGAACTTACAAAAGTTTAGTTGAAAATAAAAGGTACAAGTAGAATTGCTTGTAGTTTGTAATATCCCGAGGTTAAATATTTTGAAGGCAAATGGGAACGAAAAAAGAGAATGCTCTCGGCCGTTAGAGGGTAGACCTAGATTCTCATATAATTGTCGTGACGCAGTCGAATCATGTTTTTATTTGATGTCATTTTCTACATGGAAAAAACAAGGAATCTTCGGGGGTCATGTTTTGTCGAGACGTAATTGAAATCTGTACATTGTCCATTGTAGAAAACGACAATAAGGAATATCCAGGGGTCTTGATTGTCATACTTTCTTGAGATGCAGGCTCTGTTtgggattgctgttaaaaattgttgtgctgTTAGAAAAAGTTCTGCTGGAAAAAGtgctgttgtaaaaatcagatgactgtttggtaatttttttgattcgtatatgttttgatgcaaaaaattaaaaataatgatgtttttggtaaggtttgatggtgaaatcagcatctgcttcccgcaacagctgaaaatcagctttttctaaaagcatgggggaacttgttttctctaacagcagcttttaAGTCAAAAGCACTTTTCAGAAAAgcagcttttaaattttaccaaacagttttttaactgcttttcagtgaaaagctgctgttgctgtctgcaacagcaataccaaacacacccGCAATTGAATAATATTTCTTTTCTCGTTTGTCATTTTTACATGTAACAAACAGGATTGTTTAGCGGGCTCAAATCTCGTACCTTTCATGTGCAATACTTTTTCTGTTGTCAATTTCTACTTGTAAAGATTTTAGCTTAACCTCTACGCAGTAGTCTTAGGACGAAAAAAAGGCACATAGATGATTGTTGGTGAAAACAAAAGCATTATAGAACAAGAGCTGTTGActttttttcttttgtttctGTTTCTTTTTTGCTTAAAAGAGGCTATTAGTCTTTTCTACATATGATCAACAATGTTAAGTAGCTCAAAATTCTCCACCATTTTGTGTATTCAAGGATTATAAGTCTCACTAATGAAGCTTTCCGCATCTTCTTGCTCCTAATCCTCAGAAGTCTAATCAAGTTCATAATTTttcttaagtgttttgtttaatgTCACAGGATGATTCTTCAGTTGGAGGAGATTTAATAACAGAGCTTAAGGATGCCTTGGCAAAGCAACGATCAGATTGCATATCAGGTGTCGAATTGACAGCATTAAAGGAAAGTCGTTTAAGGAGCAACATACAACATCGCATATCCGAACTTGAAGGTTAGAATTTAACAGCCTCTTTGTTTAGCATTCTTTCTTAAATTTTATTGACAGCAGGGACGGAGGATAGATGGTGCGATTTTAACAACTTGTATATTGCATATAAATAAATCTAATCATCAAtgttaatttttttctaattatAAAGTGACTATTAATATACTTAAATTAGTCCAAAAATTGTAAGGGCCGGATACTATtcaattaaaaaaaatgaaaaaactATATAGATATTTAAAACAAATTTTGTAAAACTTTTGGGGTTTGGGGTGGTTTGTCGCACCTGTGTGCCACCCCCTCCCTCCATCTCTAATTGAcgattaataaaaaaaattgctAATGCCTAATGGTCAAGTGCTGATATTTAAATACCCAAACAGTCACTTTTTCTGAGGTTTGAATACTCGACCTCTTACTACCAAGAGAAGTGTGATATCCACTAGATTATATTTATGTCATTGTGTGGCCATGTTATTTAAATGTTTCCTCTTGTGCATGTTGTATGCTCATTTCTGCTCTTTTTCTAATGATTTCTCGTCCAGGATATCTAGTGTATTGAGGGCTTAAATACAGTTCCTTTATATGTTATCTATCAGATATGTTTTGAATTGATTGTAATTAATACCACTAGAATCTCCTCTTTTCTGCTTTTGTTATTTTTCCCTTCTATGTCCTTTTACCCACCCAGGAACTGTAATACTATATCTGACTGCTTCTGTCACATCCAAAGTATTATAGAATACTTACTGTTTTTATATTTGATTGTTTGGAAGACTCTTTTACAGAAACTAAAGGATAATGTGGAAACTGATTAAGAGGTTCACTATTTTTAATTTGTAGCCCTTTTTTTTTCGAGGAAACTTCTTATATCCCAAAATATAAATAATCATAATTTGATGGTAAAATTTAGCTAGTCAGTTTTTCTTTGCAAGTGTGCTGCTTCCGACCTTGCTCAGTTTCCTATATTGATTTTCTAGCATGTCTATTGGCTATATTCTATATATATGCTAATAGTACATGTACagtaatttataatttttttagtaTATAGTGCTGTCAGTCCCTTGACTGTTCATCAAGGTGCAACAATGCGTGCATAAGCTCATGAAATGATCCTAATTAAATTACTTCTTTTGTTTGTCTCCCAGTCTTTTGAAGGTCATGAAAGATAGTTAGAATTGTTTCAATTTTGAAGTCATAGTTATTAAGGCCTTCGACTGGTTGGTGACTAACTAATTGGAAAGGTGCATGCCTAATGGCCATGCTCTTTATGGTATTATATATCACGTAATTACTTAGCTCATTCGTACGTACTTGAAAAGTCGTAGTGTCAactataattaatatttttttgtatttaGAAATTATTGCTGTAAAAAGTAACCCTGCTCAGTATTTTTAGAAGTAATAGTAAATACACTAAATTTTTTTATAATCTACTTCATAGCATTACCATGAACCTTGTGAATTGCTATCTTACTTCAAGGTGACGTACAAGAATACTTGGTTGTAATTTATGTTAGATTTGTCTTCATTGTATATTCATATGCTACGTATATATGTATGCTAATAATTAATATGAAACTTTATGTTTAGCTTGTCAGTGGTAGTTATTCTATCAATCCGCTGTTGACTCGACTCGACTCGGCATCATGATACTTTGCTTGAGATTAATATTTAATACTGACACTGAATGCAGGTCCTCAGGATTATTGTCTATATGTATTAGTTGAATCTGTATTACGCTTTCTAGTGTGGCTCAGATTTTTGTGTACATTATTTTTTTGGTGTATAAGGAAATTAATTTCACTTTGAAATGAGAAGAGTGATTTCATATGGGTTCTCTTTATATGGACATATTCAGTTTTACTAGGCATAAAGCGTCTAAAAAAGGTAATGTTTCTTTGAAATTTGTATTGAAGAAAAAGGAAAATCTGTATTACGAAGTGCATACAATTGTATTTATGTAAAGAAAGATTAACGGAAGAGGATACTTTATCATATAGATGGACAGACAACATACCTCTCTCTCCAGCAATTTTTAGATCCTTTTCCCCCAGTAAATATTGGTTTCAGGACTAAGTATGCCCACAACAATTGTTCTTGGTGTGCCTATATGATAATTCTTCTTACTCTAAATAAAGTTTCCCTTCATATTGTTCTGCATATTTCGTGCATCTATTATATGATTTTATCAGAAAAATGACATTGTTTAAACAACTGCTTTTGGAATTTAGTTTGATTTGTAATGTTAATTATCAATATAATTTTGACAGAGTTGCCTACAAGTAGAGGCGAGGATCTGCAGTTGAAGTGTTTGCTTGAACTCTACGGGCTAAAGGTGAACTTTTGAGAATAAACATATATGTGAATAAAGAAACATAATTTGAATCTTAGACTATTAACTTGTAAGAACATGTAGGCCTTGAGCACAATGTGGAGCTTCTTGTTTTTTTTTTTCGAAAATCATATTATGTAAAAAAGATAGCTAAGAAAAAAATAAAGCAAATATTTTGCATCCTCTATTCACTTTTCATGAAGTAAATTGGTGATGATGACAAATTAGTTGCTTCTGCAATGTGATATATTCTAGTAGCAAGTGAAGATGCATCGGCATAAATGCACATGGTTTTAGTTGAATAGTTACTAAAACAATGCTAGTAAGGTAATTTTTAAGTTCTGACCTTGTTGAGAATGATTTTTTTTCTTTCAGTTGGCGGACTTTCAAAGCAAGGTTCGCTCCGATCTGAGTACAGAGTACTGGCTTCGCATGAATTGTGCTTCTCCTGAAAAGCAGTTGTTTGATTGGGGAATGATGCGTTTACGTCGTCCTTTATATGGCGTGGGAAATGCTTTTCCTACGGAAGCTGATGATACCATGAAAAAGAAACGGGATGCTGAGGTTATTTATGTTGTTACTTGTTATTAATTTAATTTCTACCATATCTTTGCCCAAGCAGTTTATGGGGCACAGAATGTATAACCTGATGCTGGAACTAAAAGAGGTTAGGAGCTGGGTCATGGAAGGGTTAGACTTTGTAGCTATAGTACATTTGATGTATAAGGTGAAGATGGCATCTTGTTGGGTCTCAGATAATGTAGTCTGGTATTTATCTGGAATATATTCTATAGATCTTAATATGAAGTAGAATGGTCATGCTTGTACTGACTTGACAAGTTCTGAAGTTTGCAGATTATTGCAATAGAATAGTTCAGAGTAAATATCATTTTTCCTAAGCACAAGTTTGTGCCATAATACTGCTGATAAATTAAATCACCACTCGTTTGCAGAGATTATCAAGATTGGAGGAGGAGGAAAAGAGCAGAATTGAGAGTACGCAACGCAAATTCTTCGCAGAGATACTTGATGCAGCCCGTGAATTGCAATTACAAATACAGGCTACACAGAAGCGCCGAAAGCAAAGGAATGATGGCATTCAGGCATGTTCAATTTGACTTATTttgctgatatatatatatatatatatatatatatcgtagTGTTTTATCGCCTGTTACTTCGTGCAATATATGAACAAATACTTGTGCAGCACTTGAGGTATACTATGCTTGTCCAAGCATGCGTGTTTAGACATGAAAAAACTGTACAGAATTATGGTTGATTAAGCTTGTATCTCATAAAATTATCAACccttattttaaaaaatattaggTTCCATTTTCGGCCTTTTGTAGAGAAAAGATGAATAAAATCCTATTTTAGCTATATCTATACCATACTATAATAATCGGAATGGgatataatttggttcaacggttattccctaattttggttattaaaataataaataaatagtgttatatatccgttAAACTACTAAACACAGTCTACTTATCATACTAAACTACGACCACAatttatcctattattaaaaaataaataaacagtgTTATATATTCTCTAAaatactaaattgttaaactattGTACATAGTCTACTTATCCTATTAAAATATCCTACTAAAAGACGACCATATATAATcctataattttaattataaatttataattattataaatttatataaatattttaaaattataatatgacgggataaaaaaattaatattaaaggGAACCCGTGCATCCCACGGGATTTAAGCTAGTATTAATTAACAAATAGAAATTTCTTATTTACTACCGTCTGTTCAAGCGAATGCAATTAGTACAAGCTGAAAGCCTCTTCGGGGGTATGTAGAATGCCATCGTACCAAAAATTggttattatttaatttatttataaagtTTAACTTATAATTTCTATAGTATCTTTAAAATAAATACGATTTAGTCCTATCTTCACTGTTTATATTAATTGTATTCGCTCCATGTGTTATGTAGTATATAACAATGATCAAACGAGTTCTGCAGAACAAGAAGTCACTTAAAAGGTTAAGCGTTCATATAGTTTTCTTGCAAGTATTCATTGCTATCCTTTATTAGGCATGGCATGGAAGGCAACGACAGCGTGCGTCACGTGCAGAAAAATTGAGAATCCAAGCCTTAAAAGCTGATGATCAGGAAGCATACATGAGAATGGTCGAAGAGAGCAAAAATGAAAGGCTAACAATGCTTCTCGGGAAAACAAATGAGTTGCTTGTTCGCCTTGGTGCTGCTGTTCAACGTCAAAAAGATGCAGAGCATGACGGTATTGAACCCTTGAATGAATTAGAATTAGATATGCCAGATTGTTCTCCATCCaacaaaagaaaagaagatgTGGATATGATTAATGTGGAACCTGATCAAGATGGAAAACCTGGTGATTTACTTGAAGGTCAACGACAGTATAACTCAGTTATTCATTCAATACAGGAAAAGGTAAATAGTTAATGTAATTGTTTTCCTCTCGTATGTTTCCACACCTGGTGCTTTTGTTTATTATGGTGACAAGTTATAGCTATTTTTCACTGCTATAGAATAATAGAAGTTAGCATAACTTTTGTTGCAATGAAAGAAAAAGAAGgcaaacaaattttaaaatttaaattgtaaGACTTTCAGAAGATAAAAGCTGAACATCTTGTTAATGATAATGAGAACAGCTTCTTTTTTGGTTCATAATTTTTATGTGCTTAATTACTTACCCCAAAACGATTTAAGTTTCCAGATATATGAAAGAGCATTTGCTTTGAGTTGTTTTTCTAGCATTAAAGATCTTGCAATCTAGTAGCTATATTCCTCTGAATGTTTCTTTATAAAAACTTAAGCAAGAGAAGTGTCATCGCATTAGCATCTATACCAACCCCTAGGTGATGGATGTCATTTTAACCCATTAGTTTATTTTTTCCTGCTCTACATGTCATCTTTAGTTTGGAATAGTGAATCTAAGTTCTAGTCATATTTTGAACTCAACAGGTAACAGAACAGCCATCCATGCTTCAGGGTGGAGAATTGAGAGCTTACCAGTTAGAAGGGCTTCAATGGATGCTGTCTTTGTTTAATAACAATCTAAACGGTATATTGGCAGATGAGATGGGGTTGGGTAAAACAATCCAAACCATCTCCCTGATAGCATATCTCATGGAGAACAAGAATGTGACTGGACCACACTTGATCGTGGCCCCAAAGGCTGTACTATCAAATTGGATAACTGAATTCACTACTTGGGTTCCTAGGTATGCACATGAATAAATTTGTGTGTGTGTGCCCGCACGCTTTTCTGTGAAACTATTTACAAAGTGACAGTTACTTTTCATTGCAATTTTATGCCTTCATCAGAACTCAGTATTCACTTTATGACTTAGTTTCCTGTTGTTACAGCATTGTTGTTGTTCATTATGATGGGCGTATGGAGGAGAGAAAGTTATTGAGGGATGAGTATTCAGGAGAGGGGAAATTCAATGTGTTGGTTACTCACTATGACATGATTATGAGAGATAAAGCATTTCTGAAAAAAATTCACTGGCACTACATGATTGTTGATGAAGGACATCGACTAAAAAATCATGAATCTGCTCTTGCAAGGACTATTGACTCTGGGTAATTCTGCAAGACTGCATCACAACTTAAGCTCTTATTTTTAATTCATACTTGGTACTAGTACATTAAAACAGTCATTTTTAGGGTATGCATCTGAACGTAGTAAAAAATTTATTGTAAGTCAGAGTGCTTATATAGAGAGATAGATTTAGATATATAACAATTCAGTTTGATTAAGATTCATGTCATATGCAGTTATAAAATACGAAGGAGACTTCTGCTGACTGG
This genomic interval from Apium graveolens cultivar Ventura chromosome 8, ASM990537v1, whole genome shotgun sequence contains the following:
- the LOC141679034 gene encoding putative ATP-dependent DNA helicase CHR12, whose amino-acid sequence is MGPKVSEEDTHSIPGIQQTKTLICALNFLSRNLPLPSHIFNAVTSIYNDPLGDGNGVDNGDSGSRVAPDEDVDASDDSSVGGDLITELKDALAKQRSDCISGVELTALKESRLRSNIQHRISELEELPTSRGEDLQLKCLLELYGLKLADFQSKVRSDLSTEYWLRMNCASPEKQLFDWGMMRLRRPLYGVGNAFPTEADDTMKKKRDAERLSRLEEEEKSRIESTQRKFFAEILDAARELQLQIQATQKRRKQRNDGIQAWHGRQRQRASRAEKLRIQALKADDQEAYMRMVEESKNERLTMLLGKTNELLVRLGAAVQRQKDAEHDGIEPLNELELDMPDCSPSNKRKEDVDMINVEPDQDGKPGDLLEGQRQYNSVIHSIQEKVTEQPSMLQGGELRAYQLEGLQWMLSLFNNNLNGILADEMGLGKTIQTISLIAYLMENKNVTGPHLIVAPKAVLSNWITEFTTWVPSIVVVHYDGRMEERKLLRDEYSGEGKFNVLVTHYDMIMRDKAFLKKIHWHYMIVDEGHRLKNHESALARTIDSGYKIRRRLLLTGTPIQNSLQELWSLLNFLLPNIFNSVENFEEWFNAPFADRCDVSLTDEEKLLVIRRLHHVIRPFILRRKKEEVEKYLPQKSQVILKCDMSAWQKVYYHQVTDVGRVGLGTGTGKSKSLQNLTMQLRKCCNHPYLFVGEYNIWRKEEIVRASGKFELLDRLLPKLYKAGHRVLLFSQMTRLMDILGVYLELHGFKFLRLDGSTKTEERGTLLKQFNAPDSPYFMFLLSTRAGGLGLNLQTADTVIIFDSDWNPQMDQQAEDRAHRIGQKKEVRVFVLVSVGSIEEVILERAKQKMGIDAKVIQAGLFNTTSTAQDRREMLEDIMRKGSSSLGRDVPSEREINRLAARSDEEFWMFEKMDEERRQKENYRSRLMEENEVPDWAYAQPDPKDTKGKGFDYESANVSGKRRRKSIVYADTLSESQWMKAVEYGESVSKRTGKRKIKEHLPLPSHQTAYNDVGGDKVVELKSEPVPIPIERNLGITSGMHPRRSRSRSMSEVSNSQDNEVPGSDDDSLKGLMLTWNIHKRKRSSLALL